The Mycteria americana isolate JAX WOST 10 ecotype Jacksonville Zoo and Gardens chromosome 25, USCA_MyAme_1.0, whole genome shotgun sequence genome includes a window with the following:
- the BOLA1 gene encoding bolA-like protein 1 produces the protein MRGPLLAAAGRGSLPAGDGPLARAIRAKLAAALQPTHLQVLDESPRHGGPPGAETHFAVVVVSGRFAGLAPLQRHRLVHAALRAELAGPLHALAVVARTPQQWESDPRLPPRPPCLGGSKQERRRDAAGGDGASPGSQ, from the coding sequence ATGCGGGGTCCCCTCCTggcggccgccggccggggctcGTTGCCCGCGGGCGACGGCCCCCTGGCCCGCGCCATCCGCGCCAAGCTGGCCGCGGCCCTGCAGCCCACCCACCTGCAGGTCCTGGACGAAAGCCCCCGCCACGGCGGCCCCCCCGGTGCCGAGACCCATTTCGCGGTGGTGGTGGTGAGCGGACGCTTCGCCGGCCTGGCCCCGCTGCAGCGCCATCGCCTCGTCCACGCCGCCCTTCGCGCCGAGCTCGCCGGACCCCTGCACGCCCTCGCCGTCGTCGCCAGGACCCCCCAGCAGTGGGAAAGCgacccccgcctgcccccccggcccccttgTCTGGGGGGCTCCAAGCAGGAACGCCGCAGGGACGcggccggcggggacggggctTCACCCGGGAGCCAGTGA